From Brienomyrus brachyistius isolate T26 chromosome 21, BBRACH_0.4, whole genome shotgun sequence, the proteins below share one genomic window:
- the LOC125716833 gene encoding RNA-binding protein MEX3B-like, whose protein sequence is MPSPIFHPEFMDREMMVSGQRAGLSLTGEIELEPADEQHQEALRIAFDQLSLMEKANCGVGGLGDSLDAAGSISEVCNNVGGGYVGLAILEPADGGSLGSPTSCSPSPEYYGPGGYHMVGSHSQPMEPNCSRKRSVNMTECVPVPSSEHVAEIVGRQGCKIKALRAKTNTYIKTPVRGEPPVFIVTGRREDVEMAKCEILSAAEHFSMIRASRCKAGSPGAGGTLSGPPNLPGQITIQVRVPYRVVGLVVGPKGATIKRIQQQTQTYIVTPSREKDPVFEVTGMPDNVERAREEIETHITLRTGAFINLQGDTDFHSNGTDVSLEGLGSLSLSAPLWSKSRHLPTSAAPLRHSGRKAARGSFHNGLSPEHSDGPRGAPEASCPTSPFCAGSKFSFNGESNGALVSQTAEELGFEFGSANIWAPLASGAQQRRDSGALSVDAATPCLSPTLPGDSAPLEQPLARRAQSDPLGTLSWLQAGGVSTCFSAASSSSGGSTTGYSSCSGGSPTDSEGGVTAPGPLGQSRGRPTVAGMTGRHCCVCFESEVTAALVPCGHNLFCMDCAGQICQSSNPECPECQSPVTQCMRIFS, encoded by the exons ATGCCTAGTCCTATATTCCACCCGGAGTTTATGGATCGTGAGATGATGGTTAGCGGCCAGCGCGCGGGACTCAGCCTCACTGGGGAAATCGAGTTGGAGCCAGCGGACGAACAACATCAGGAAGCGCTGCGAATTGCCTTCGACCAGCTATCACTCATGGAAAAGGCGAATTGTGGTGTTGGAGGCCTCGGCGATTCCCTTGACGCTGCGGGCTCCATTTCCGAGGTTTGTAATAACGTAGGAGGAGGATATGTCGGTTTGGCGATACTGGAACCTGCCGACGGTGGTTCGCTTGGATCCCCGACTTCCTGCTCTCCTTCCCCGGAATACTACGGCCCTGGTGGATACCACATGGTCGGCTCGCATAGTCAGCCGATGGAGCCTAACTGCAGCAGAAAGAGGAGCGTTAATATGACTGAATGCGTACCCGTGCCGAGCTCGGAACATGTTGCCGAAATTGTCGGGAGACAAG GCTGCAAGATCAAGGCCCTACGTGCAAAGACCAACACATACATTAAGACCCCAGTTCGCGGAGAACCACCTGTGTTCATCGTGACAGGGCGCCGGGAAGATGTCGAGATGGCCAAATGCGAGATTCTATCTGCAGCCGAGCATTTCTCTATGATTCGCGCGTCTCGCTGCAAGGCAGGATCTCCAGGAGCGGGGGGGACTCTGTCGGGGCCCCCTAATCTGCCAGGGCAAATCACCATCCAGGTGCGGGTGCCGTATCGCGTGGTGGGACTGGTGGTGGGGCCCAAGGGGGCCACTATCAAGCGCATCCAGCAGCAGACTCAAACCTACATAGTTACACCGAGTCGGGAGAAGGACCCGGTGTTTGAGGTGACGGGCATGCCCGACAATGTGGAAAGGGCCCGGGAGGAGATCGAGACGCACATCACACTGCGCACCGGTGCCTTCATCAACCTGCAGGGCGACACCGACTTCCACAGCAACGGCACCGATGTCAGTCTGGAGGGCCTCGGGTCTTTGAGCCTCAGTGCCCCTTTGTGGTCCAAGTCTAGGCACCTGCCCACGTCGGCCGCCCCCCTGCGCCACTCGGGCCGGAAGGCTGCACGGGGCTCATTCCACAACGGCTTGAGCCCTGAGCATTCTGATGGGCCCCGCGGGGCGCCGGAGGCCAGCTGCCCAACAAGTCCTTTTTGCGCTGGTAGCAAGTTCAGCTTCAACGGGGAGTCCAACGGGGCTTTGGTGAGCCAGACTGCCGAGGAGCTTGGCTTCGAGTTCGGCAGTGCCAACATCTGGGCTCCCCTAGCAAGCGGAGCCCAGCAGCGGCGTGACAGCGGGGCCCTTAGTGTGGACGCTGCGACGCCATGTCTGTCACCCACTCTGCCtggtgactccgcccccctggAGCAGCCGCTGGCTCGCCGTGCTCAGAGTGACCCGCTCGGCACCCTCTCTTGGCTCCAGGCTGGCGGCGTGAGCACCTGCTTCTCCGccgccagcagcagcagcggaGGCAGCACCACTGGCTATTCCTCCTGCTCTGGTGGCTCTCCCACTGATTCCGAGGGTGGGGTTACGGCCCCAGGGCCGCTGGGCCAATCGAGGGGTCGACCCACGGTGGCGGGGATGACCGGCAGGCACTGCTGCGTGTGCTTTGAGAGTGAGGTGACAGCGGCCTTGGTGCCGTGTGGACATAACCTCTTCTGCATGGACTGTGCTGGCCAAATCTGCCAGTCCTCCAATCCAGAGTGCCCAGAGTGTCAGTCTCCCGTCACGCAGTGCATGCGCATCTTCTCTTAG